A section of the Lepus europaeus isolate LE1 chromosome 19, mLepTim1.pri, whole genome shotgun sequence genome encodes:
- the FHOD1 gene encoding FH1/FH2 domain-containing protein 1, with translation MAGGDDRGDGEPASLVTVRVQYLEDTDPFACANFPEPRRAPTCTLDGALPLGAQIPTLHRLLGAPLKLEDCALQVSPSGYYLDPELSLEEQREMLEGFYEEISKGRKPTLILRTQLSVRVSAILEKLYGSSGPELRRSLFSLKQIFQEDKDLVPEFVHSEGLSCLIRVGAAADHNYQTYILRALGQLMLFVDGMLGVVAHSETVQWLYTLCASLSRLVVKTALKLLLVFVEYAENNAPLLIRAVNSVASITGALPWANLVSILEEKNGADPELLVYTVTLINKTLAALPDQDSFYDVTDALEQQGMEALVQRLLGTAGTDVDLRTQLMLYESALRLEDGDLEEAAAAAAAGGRRERRKPSSEEGKRSRRSLEGGGCAVRAPEPGPTGSASPTGSSSSVTSPAPLAGPASSPVSPVSPTSGLRTSMNLFPTISAAPSADSSSERSVYKARFLENVAAAETEKQAALAQGRAEALAGAMPDEADGHPDTREPWDSPEAAPIPRTPQSPTPRVLLRVQRSLESEPKEPPTPPSPRDEPIQALPTRVPKLCIGDLDFSDLGEDEDQDMLNVESVDAGKGVPPPPPLLPGGPPPPPPPPPPPIKGPFPPPPPLAAPFPPSAPDGPALPTKRKTVKLFWRELKLAGGHGSSGSRFGPCPTLWASLEPVSVDTARLEHLFESRAKDVLPSKKAGEGRRTMTTVLDPKRSNAINIGLTTLPPVHVIKAALLNFDEFAVSKDGIEKLLTMMPTEEERQKIEEAQLANPDIPLGPAENFLMTLASIGGLAARLQLWAFKLDYDSMEREIAEPLFDLKVGMEQLVHNATFRCILATLLAVGNFLNGSQSRGFELSYLEKVSEVKDTVRRQSLLHHLCSLVLQTRPDSSDLYSEIPALTRCAKVDFEQLTENLGQLERRCRAAEESLRSLAKHELAPALRARLTHFLAQCGRRVAMLRVVHRRVCNRFHAFLLYLGYTAQAAREVRIMQFCHTLREFALEYRTCRERVLQQQQKRATYRERNKTRGRMITETEKFSGVAGEAPSNPPVPVAVGSGPGQDEASSHASMKSLLTTRPEDTTHNRRSRGMVQSSSPATPTAGPSTAPSEEPPGSSDTSDEIMDLLVQSVTRSSPRALAARERKRSRGNRKSLRRTLKSGLGDDLVQALGLSKAPGLEV, from the exons ATGGCCGGCGGGGACGACCGCGGGGACGGAGAGCCGGCATCACTAGTGACCGTGAGGGTGCAGTACCTGGAAGACACCGACCCCTTCGCATGCGCCAACTTCCCGGAGCCGCGCCGGGCCCCCACCTGCACTCTGGACGGGGCACTGCCCCTGGGCGCGCAGATACCCACGCTGCATCGCCTGCTCGGGGCGCCGCTCAAG CTAGAGGATTGTGCCTTGCAAGTGTCTCCCTCTGGATACTACCTGGATCCCGAGCTTTCCCTGGAAGAGCAGCGGGAGATGCTGGAGGGCTTCTATGAAGAGATCAG CAAAGGGCGGAAGCCCACACTCATCCTGCGGACCCAGCTCTCTGTGAGGGTCAGTGCCATCTTGG AAAAGTTGTATGGCTCCAGTGGCCCTGAGCTCCGCCGCTCCCTCTTCTCACTGAAGCAGATCTTCCAG GAAGACAAGGACCTGGTACCTGAATTCGTGCACTCGGAGGGGCTGAGTTGCCTGATCCGTGTGGGTGCTGCTGCCGACCACAACTACCAGACCTACATCCTCCGAG CGCTGGGCCAGCTGATGCTTTTTGTGGATGGGATGCTGGGGGTGGTAGCCCACAGTGAGACCGTGCAGTGGCTGTACACCCTGTGTGCCAGCCTG TCCCGCCTGGTGGTGAAAACGGCCCTGAAGCTGCTGCTGGTGTTTGTGGAATACGCGGAGAACAATGCGCCACTCCTCATCAGGGCTGTCAACTCTGTGGCCAGCATCACAG GTGCTCTTCCCTGGGCCAATCTGGTGTCCATCTTGGAGGAGAAAAATGGTGCTGACCCAGAGCTCTTGGTGTACACCGTCACCCTCATCAACAAG ACGCTGGCTGCGCTCCCAGACCAGGACTCCTTCTACGACGTGACAGATGCCCTGGAGCAGCAGGGCATGGAGGCCCTGGTCCAACGCCTCTTGGGCACGGCGGGCACTGACGTGGACCTGCGCACACAGCTCATGCTCTACGAG AGCGCTCTGCGGTTGGAGgacggagacctggaggaagccgcAGCCGCTGCAGCTGCAGGTGGGCGGCGGGAGCGACGGAAGCCATCTTCAGAGGAGGGCAAGAGGAGCCGCAGATCTCTGGAAGGCGGGGGCTGTGCTGTGCGTGCCCCGGAACCTGG ccccacaGGTTCCGCCTCCCCGacaggctcctcctcctccgtcACGAGCCCCGCCCCACTGGCCggcccagcctccagccctgtgAGCCCTGTGAGCCCTACCTCTGGCCTCCGTACCTCCATGAACCTCTTTCCTACCATTTCTGCGGCGCCGTCAGCCGACAGCTCTAGTGAGAGGAGCGTCTACAA AGCCCGGTTCCTGGAGAATGTGGCGGCAGCAGAAACAGAGAAGCAGGCTGCACTGGCCCAGGGCCGGGCAGAGGCACTGGCTGGGGCCATGCCTGACGAGGCTGACGGACACCCAG ACACTCGAGAACCATGGGACTCCCCAGAGGCAGCCCCTATACCCAGAACACCCCAGAGCCCTACCCCCCGAGTCCTGCTGCGGGTCCAGCGGAGCCTTGAGTCTGAGCCCAAGGAACCCCCGACACCACCAAGCCCCAGGGATGAGCCCATCCAGGCGCTCCCTACCCGTGTACCCAAGCTCTGCATTGGGGACCTGGACTTCTCAGATCTGGGGGAAGATGAAGACCAGGACATGTTGAATGTGGAGTCTGTGGATGCTGGGAAAGGcgtcccgcccccaccccccctgctccctggaggccccccacctccaccacctccccctcccccacccatcaAAGGCCCCTTCCCACCACCTCCACCCTTGGCTGCCCCGTTTCCCCCCTCAGCACCTGAcggcccagccctccccaccaaGAGGAAGACAGTAAAGCTCTTTTGGCGGGAGCTAAAGCTGGCTGGGGGCCATGGAAGCTCTGGAAGCCGCTTTGGGCCTTGCCCCACTCTGTGGGCCTCCTTGGAGCCTGTGTCTGTAGACACGGCGCGGCTGGAACACCTGTTTGAATCCCGTGCCAAGGATGTGCTGCCCTCCAAG AAAGCCGGAGAAGGCCGCCGGACAAtgaccacagtgctggaccccaaGCGCAGCAATGCCATCAACATTGGCCTAACTACACTGCCACCAGTGCACGTCATCAAGGCTGCCCTGCTTAACTTTGATGAATTTGCTGTCAGCAAGGATGGCATCGAG AAGCTACTGACCATGATGCCCACGGAAGAGGAACGGCAGAAGATTGAGGAAGCCCAGCTGGCCAACCCTGACATACCACTGGGCCCAGCTGAGAATTTCCTGATGACTCTCGCCTCTATCGGGGGCCTGGCTGCCCGTCTGCAACTCTGGGCCTTCAAGCTGGACTATGACAGCATGGAGCGG GAAATCGCAGAGCCACTGTTTGACCTCAAAGTAGGCATGGAACAGCTGGTGCACAACGCTACCTTCCGCTGCATCCTGGCTACCCTGCTGGCTGTGGGCAACTTCCTCAATGGCTCTCAG AGCCGCGGCTTTGAGCTGAGTTACCTGGAGAAGGTGTCAGAAGTGAAAGACACGGTGCGCCGGCAGTCGCTGCTGCACCACCTCTGCTCCCTGGTGCTCCAGACGCGGCCCGACTCCTCCGACCTCTACTCAGAAATCCCCGCCCTGACCCGCTGTGCCAAG GTGGACTTTGAGCAGCTGACTGAGAACCTGGGGCAGCTGGAGCGCCGGTGCCGGGCAGCTGAGGAGAGCCTGCGGAGCCTGGCCAAGCATGAGTTGGCCCCTGCCCTGCGAGCCCGCCTCACACACTTTCTGGCGCAGTGTGGCCGCCGCGTTGCCATGCTGAGGGTAGTGCACCGGCGTGTCTGTAACAG GTTCCACGCCTTCCTGCTCTACCTGGGCTACACCGCGCAGGCAGCCCGCGAAGTCCGCATCATGCAGTTCTGCCACACGCTGCGCGAGTTCGCACTCGAGTACCGCACTTGCCGGGAACGGGTGctacagcagcagcagaagcGGGCCACGTACCGTGAGCGCAACAAGACCCGCGGACGCATGATCACTGAG aCAGAAAAGTTCTCAGGGGTGGCTGGAGAAGCCCCCAGCAACCCGCCTGTGCCAGTGGCTGTGGgcagtgggccaggccaggatGAGGCCAGCAGCCATGCCAGCATGAAGAGTCTGCTGACCACCAGGCCTGAGGACACCACACACAACCGCCGCAGCAGAG GCATGGTACAAAGCAGCTCCCCAGCCACGCCCACAGCAGGACCCTCCACTGCCCCCTCAGAAGAACCACCAGGCTCCAGCGACACATCAGATGAGATCATGGACCTACTGGTGCAGTCAGTGACCAGGAGCAGTCCCCGAGCCTTAGCTGCTAGAGAACGCAAGCGTTCCCGTGGCAACCGCAAGTCTT TGAGACGGACACTGAAGAGTGGGCTGGGAGATGACCTGGTGCAGGCACTGGGACTGAGCAAAGCTCCTGGCCTGGAGGTATGA
- the TMEM208 gene encoding transmembrane protein 208, translated as MAPKGKVGTRGKKQIFEENRETLKFYLRIILGANAIYCLVTLVFFYSSASFWAWMALGFSLAVYGASYHSMSSMARAAFSEDGALMDGGMDLNMEQGMAEHLKDVILLTAIVQVLSCFSLYIWSFWLLAPGRALYLLWVNVLGPWFTADSAAPAPEHNEKRQRRQERRQMKRL; from the exons ATGGCG CCCAAGGGCAAAGTGGGCACGAGAGGGAAAAAGCAGATAtttgaagagaacagagagacGCTGAAGTTCTACCTGCGCATCATCCTGGGGGCTAAT GCCATTTACTGCCTTGTGACCTTGGTCTTCTTTTACTCATCTGCCTCATTTTGGGCCTGG ATGGCCCTGGGCTTTAGTCTGGCAGTATATGGGGCTAGCTACCACTCTATGAGCTCGATGGCACGGGCAGCCTTCTCTGAGGATGGGGCCTTGATGGATGGTGGCATGGACCTCAACATGGAACAGGGCATGGCAGA GCACCTTAAGGATGTGATCCTGCTGACAGCCATCGTGCAGGTGCTCAGCTGCTTCTCCCTCTACATCTGGTCCTTCTGGCTTCTG GCTCCAGGCCGGGCCCTTTACCTCCTGTGGGTGAATGTGCTAGGCCCCTGGTTCACGGCAGACAGTGCTGCCCCAGCACCAGAGCACAATGAGAAACGGCAGCGCCGACAGGAGCGGCGGCAGATGAAGCGCTTGTAA